The nucleotide sequence GCGTAGGGCTGGTTGAGACCGATGAGGCTTGGCATGAGATACGATTTGGCTTGCACCCGATTGGAGTTCTTGATTTAAGAAACGGGAAGGTCAGACCCAAAGTAAGAAAAGTGTAACCCATGTCCATAGGTTAAAATGTAACCCACGTGAATGTTGAACACTGGGGGATTTAGAAAAAGGGGGCAAGGAGGGATTTATCGCCCTTTTCTCTGCCCTTCTCTTTATCTCACATCCCATACAAACAGAGGCAGTTACATATATATTTCAGAGGCTTGCATCTCTTTGTGCATTTTTCTATCTTCTTTCAATTGTTTTATATATTAAGTGGAGGATTGCCCCCTACAACCCCCTCCCTCGATGGGAGGGGGCGAGGGGGAGGGTGACATCTATACTACTTTACATTGCCAGCATCCTCTCAGCCATACTTGCCATGAAGACAAAGGAGAATGCATTTACCCTTCCAGTTGTCATAGCCCTTTATGAATTCTTCTTCTTTAAAGGCTCCTTAGGCAAGAGAGTTCTTTATCTTATTCCATTTCTTTTAACTATGCTTATTATTCCCATTACTCTTATAGGCATCGATAAGCCTGTTGGAGAGATAATAAGCGGGCTTGGAGATGTCACAGAAGGATATGGAGGAATATCAAGATGGGACTACCTTTTTACAGAGTTCAGAGTAATCACCACATATATAAGGCTTTTGTTTTTACCGATAAATCAGAATATTGGGTATGACTATCCAGTCTATCATTCGTTCTTTGACATTCAGGTGCTTTTGTCATTTCTATTGCTATTGTCTATATTTGGCTTTGCTATTTATCTTTATGTGAGGTCCATGTCTTCAACAGTATTGAAACTTATAGCTTTTGGAATATACTGGTTTTTTATAGCACTTTTAGTTGAATCAAGCATAATCCCGATTCCAATGGTAATTAACGAATATAGGGTTTATCTGCCATCTGTAGGTGGCTTTTTAGCATTCATTGCAGGAGCATTTCTATTTATGGAAAGGCTCAAAAGCAAAAAGATACAGACAGCTATATTAGCATTTTTGATTTTAACACCACTTGTGCTTTCATCTGCTACATATCTACGGAATGCTGTATGGGGAAGCGAGATAAGTTTATGGAAGGATGTGGTAAGGAAGTCTCCTAAAAAGGCAATGGCACATTATAATCTCGGCATTGTTTATTATGAGCAAGGCTTAATTGACAAAGCCATAGAGCAATATCAGATTGCCATAAGCTTGAAACCGGATTATGCAGAGGCATATAACAATCTTGGCCTTGTTTACTATGGAAAAGGCTTACCTGACAAAGCAATAGAACAATATCAAATTGCATTAAGACTGAAGCCGGATTATGCAGAGGCATATAACAATCTTGGTATGGCTTACGGAGTTAAAGGCTTAATTGACAAAGCCATAGAGCAATATCAGATTGCCATAAGCTTGAAACCGGATTATGCAGAGGCATATTATAATCTTGGCATTATTTATATTGATAGGGACTTAAATAAAGCACACAAAGAATTCAAAAAGGCATTACAAATAAACCCGGACTTCCATGAGGCACGAAAGTTTCTTGATTACTTAAATAAAATTTAAATCCAATTAGTAAAGAGGGTAGCAGATTACTCTGCCGCCCTCTTTAAGTTTACTTTTCTTATTTTCTCTGGTCGTGAGGCACCATTACAACATTAGATGTTGTTGAGCTATTCCCTGCATTATCAGTAACGACTACTGTAATCTCATATCTACGACCATCCAAATCATTTCCATTTCGCCATGCCTCTAAGGGAATCGTTGTATTAAACCCCTGAACTTTAGGTTCAATACTTCCATACTCATCAGTTACAGTAAAGACTACTTCCGCTACTCCTGATAGACTATCTTCTGCTCCACCGCCTATTGTTACATTCACGAGCTTATGATTTGGAGGCCATAAGATAGAAGGGTCTGCGGATAAGCTCACAACAGGTGGAGTTTTATCGAGCCTTACAGTAATGCTTTTTGGGGTCTCCCTGCTGAGCAGGGAAACTGCATAGGTTAATACTCCAATACTTTTTCCCATTACCCTCTGTAACATCTTACCCTCCTTAGACTTTGATTAGTTATCCACTGAATAGTTTCAAACATTTAACCATATCGCCCCCCTGAATTTCAAGTTTACTCTGTTAATGAATTGATAAGTTTTATAAATAGCTTTCTGAGGAGGAGTGTATAACGGGGTTTCTTATTCCAGAAAAAATCTATCTCTATTTCAGGGAAGAGCTCTCTTCTCATGCCTTTAGAGGCTTTCTGCTAAAATATACAAATGTGGTTTTTTGAGTCATATCCGGGCATGTTCGTTTCCCAGTCTGTCATCCATTCCATTGTTGCCCTGATTATAGTAGAAAGGTCATTTGAGATATGGAAGGTAGATGCGCCTCTTTTAAGGTTCAGATACAGG is from Nitrospirota bacterium and encodes:
- a CDS encoding integrase, whose amino-acid sequence is LPPEYDEEVEVRRVKQSGEIMFDGKNYYLTELLAGERVGLVETDEAWHEIRFGLHPIGVLDLRNGKVRPKVRKV
- a CDS encoding tetratricopeptide repeat protein; translated protein: MTSILLYIASILSAILAMKTKENAFTLPVVIALYEFFFFKGSLGKRVLYLIPFLLTMLIIPITLIGIDKPVGEIISGLGDVTEGYGGISRWDYLFTEFRVITTYIRLLFLPINQNIGYDYPVYHSFFDIQVLLSFLLLLSIFGFAIYLYVRSMSSTVLKLIAFGIYWFFIALLVESSIIPIPMVINEYRVYLPSVGGFLAFIAGAFLFMERLKSKKIQTAILAFLILTPLVLSSATYLRNAVWGSEISLWKDVVRKSPKKAMAHYNLGIVYYEQGLIDKAIEQYQIAISLKPDYAEAYNNLGLVYYGKGLPDKAIEQYQIALRLKPDYAEAYNNLGMAYGVKGLIDKAIEQYQIAISLKPDYAEAYYNLGIIYIDRDLNKAHKEFKKALQINPDFHEARKFLDYLNKI